The Hyalangium gracile genomic sequence CTCGATGTCCGGGTGAATGAGAGACAAAGCTGTCTCGAAGTCTCCTCTCCCGGAGGCCTCGTACAGGGAGCGGACAACGTCAACGGGACTGGCCATCTTGGCGACCTCCTCAGGGGACAGGGAGGACCCTATAGGTGTGGGGACCGGGAGCGAGCAAGAGGGTCATCCCAGAAGCGCATGGAGAGCGCGTCCGGTGGGTCGACGGCGAGCCCCTCACTTGTCATCCTCCGTCGGTCTGGTGATGCTTCGCGCTCCCGCTGGCAACCTCGGTACGGTGGCGTGCTGGGCAGCACCTTCTTCTTCGTGGCCAATATCAGTGTCGCGGGCACTCCCATGGGCATGAGCTGGGCCGGGCTCTGGCTGCTCTGGGCGGTGGCCCGCCACCTCCGTGCCTCGAGGAAAAGCGCGTAGCTGTAACCTGTTCGTGGCCAGGGGCGTATCCAGGGTGCGCTGCTGAAAAGTGCCCTCTGTGATCGGAGCCGTTCCCGTGATCGACTCTCTCCTCCGCCGACTCGCTCCCACCGTCCCCACGACCACCACGCTGCCCCCGCGGACGACTTCGACCTCGCCCGCGGTGACCACGCCCGCGCCGACCCCCTACTTCCAGGATGGCTTCGACCTCCCAAAGCCTCCCTCCGTGAACCTCGGCGCCAGTGCGAGCGCGTCCCCGATCGATCTTCCACCGCTCATCGAGCGCTTCCTGCCTCCCGTGGGTCCGAAGCTGCCGCATCTGGAAGACGGGTGGACGCCGCAGGGCCAGGGCTATGACGCCAGGAGAGGAGAGGTGCTCACGACCTATTACGACGACACCGGCGTGCTGCTCTCGAGCCAGAACAAGAACGACGGGAGCGAGAAGCTTCAGGTTCGCCTGGGAGGGCTCGGCGAGATTCCGCCCCCCTCGCATGGCGGAGGCGTCTCGACGGACGGCGACTACGTCTACGTCTCGGACACGGATCGCCTCTACGTCTACAGCCGCGAGGCGCTCGAACAGGCCGAGCGCGAGGGGACCGCCGTCCCTCCGTTCCAGGTGATCGACGTGCCCGCCGACACGACCGACCCCAACTCGGACACCGGGCTGGTCTCGAGCGGCAGCTACATGACCGTGAAGGACGGCTACGCCTACGTCGGCGGATACAGCAAGGACGGCGACGGCAAGGCGGGCGCTGTCTGGCGGTACGAGATCGACCCGAAGACGGGCGCGCTCGTCCAGAACGAGGACTCGCCGCAGGGGCCCATCCGCGCGCCAGATCGGGCTCAGGGCATCACGGTCGTGGACGGCGCGCTGCTGTTCACCACCGGCGACCACAAGCTGGTGTACCAGCCGTTCGACACGGCGAACTTCGAGGCCGACATCGATGACCGGCACGACATCAGCAACGGGTTGATCGACCCGTATGCACAGGGGCTGAACATCATCGATGGTGAGCTCTGGGTGACGTACGAGAGCGGTTCGGACAAGTACAAGGACGACGTCGAGACTCCCCGAGAACACATCCAGCGCATCCCCTTGGATCGGCTGGACCTCGAAGCGGCGGGTCTGACACCGGAAGACTTGCAGGGCTGAGCGACTCTCGATACCGAGGCGCTCGTCACCTCTACGACTCGTCGTGGACGTACTTCCAGTGCTCCCCCTCCACCCGGGAGCGCCAGACCGACTTGACCGACGGCACGTCCACCAGCACGTACCCATGCTGCTGGAGCTGGAACGACTGGTAGATGTCCGAGCCCCAGTGGGCGTACTCGCCGTCCGGATACGGAAAGCGTGCCAGCACGGACGTCCTCGCGGCGAAGACACCGCCCTGCACATGCACCTGCTCCAGCCAGTCCGCAAACCCCATCGGGGAGGGAGGACCGCTCGGATAGAAGGAGCCAGTGAGGGCCACCGACTCGCTCGGATCGCTCACCAGGGGCTCGAGCAGATCCCAGATCCACGTCGGATCATGCATCCGGCCATGATTGGCGCAGACGTAGAGCAGGAACGGGCGCGACGCCTCCCTCACGGCCTGGTTCATCGCGGGGCCGTAGTAGAGGTTGCGCCCCTTGTTCCAGCGGTACTTCGCCGGGAAGAGCCCGTTGTTCCGAACCGCGCGCGCCAGCCGGGTCAGCTGGCGCTCGCTGTTGTCGATCACCACGAGCTCGGCATCGAGGAGTCGCCAGGACAGCGCCAGGGACGGCAGCAGATCCCGCCGCAGGCGCGTGAGGGCTCGCTCCTCGTCGTTGTGCGGGATCATCACCACCGTGACGCCGAGTCTCGTGCCTCCGGCCATCCCCCGCTCCCGGTCACGGCTCGCGGTAGATGAGCAGGCCGCGCGTCATGTCCACCACGTACACATATCCATCACCCGGCACCCGGATGCCGATGGCGCCCACGAGGCCGCCATCCTTGCGACCTGGATCTGAGTCGCGGAAGGTATTCGCGTAGGCGATCTCCCTGGGCCGCGTGGGGTTGGAGACGTCAAACACACGCAGGCCCTCGGCGTACCAGGCCACGTACAGCCGCTTGCCCACCAGCACCATGTTGTGGATGGAGGTCTGCGGCCGCATCCTGTGCTCGCCGATCTTCACGATGCGCGCCGGGTCGGTGACGTCCAGCACGCGCAGATGGGCGTTGGTGTTCTCGCCGCCCTCGAAGGCGATGGTACGGCCCGCGAACGTGCCCACCGCGTTGGCGTGCGTGGAGTTGTAGATGTGCGTGTCATACGTGTACGAGCCCAGCGGCTGGGGATTCGCCGCGTCCGTCACGTCCACCACGTAGTACCCCTGCCCCATCTGGTTGATGTAGAGCCGGCTCTGGTACGCGAACGAGTCGTGCGGATAGCCGTAGCCGTTCTCGTCCACGGGCACCGTGTAGCGATTGAGCAGCACCGGATCCAACGGGTTGCTCACATCGAAGATGAGCACCTGGTTGACGCCCGCGGCCTGGGCGTACATCCGATTCCCGTCGACGTAGATCGTGTGGACGCTGAAGCTGTCCCCCGGAACACCTCGCACCAGCTGCGGATCCGCGGGGTGGGTGATGTCGTAGACGAGCACGCCGTGCTTGCCGCTGCCCACATAGAGCGCGTCTCCCTTGGCCCAGACCGCATTCCAGCCAGTGTCGCCCTCCACCGTGAGGACCTTGCGCAGCACGGGGTGTGCCTTGTCACTCACGTCGAACACCGCGACCCCGCCCACCGGATTGGCTGGTGCCGGCCCCAGGGTGGAGGCCACCACGTAGGCGTGGTCCTTGGCGACGTACACGTCCAAGGGCGTGCTCAGCCCTTCCACGCGGTGCTCCGAGACAAAGGTGATGCCGGAGGTCTCCGGCTCCGAGAGCCGCTGCAGGCGCACACCCTCGAAGGTGCCCGTCGTCCGGCGAGCCCCACCATTGATGCACGTCTGGTAGCAGCCGACATAGCGCTGCCCACTGTCGGCGGAGCATCCCGCGTAGGCATAGAGCTGCGTGCCGCCATCGGACAGGGTGCGCAGACCGGAGACATAGAAGCTCTCCGTGTCGATCTGCTTCCGCACGAGCGGATAGATGCCCATGCCCTCGTAACCCCCGGTCGTCGAGATCGTGAAGCCCATCGAGCTCAATGAGCCACTCTCGGACCGCGTGTACATCTCATAGATGCCATCGGGCGACAGCTGCGAGAGCGTGCTCCGGCTGCAGGCGGACAGGTCGAAGGACTCGGGGCTGCCACAGGTGACGGGGGCTCCCGCATCCGTCGTCACGAAGCTGGAGCACGGCGCGAACCGGCCGGGATCGATGTAGTCGCCGAGTTCCTCGAGCGGAAC encodes the following:
- a CDS encoding glycosyltransferase family 2 protein, which translates into the protein MAGGTRLGVTVVMIPHNDEERALTRLRRDLLPSLALSWRLLDAELVVIDNSERQLTRLARAVRNNGLFPAKYRWNKGRNLYYGPAMNQAVREASRPFLLYVCANHGRMHDPTWIWDLLEPLVSDPSESVALTGSFYPSGPPSPMGFADWLEQVHVQGGVFAARTSVLARFPYPDGEYAHWGSDIYQSFQLQQHGYVLVDVPSVKSVWRSRVEGEHWKYVHDES
- a CDS encoding LVIVD repeat-containing protein, which codes for MTKPFRFVLAMLILSSAWVGCDDDDEPSAPDGGVPDAGEEWDGSYVPLEELGDYIDPGRFAPCSSFVTTDAGAPVTCGSPESFDLSACSRSTLSQLSPDGIYEMYTRSESGSLSSMGFTISTTGGYEGMGIYPLVRKQIDTESFYVSGLRTLSDGGTQLYAYAGCSADSGQRYVGCYQTCINGGARRTTGTFEGVRLQRLSEPETSGITFVSEHRVEGLSTPLDVYVAKDHAYVVASTLGPAPANPVGGVAVFDVSDKAHPVLRKVLTVEGDTGWNAVWAKGDALYVGSGKHGVLVYDITHPADPQLVRGVPGDSFSVHTIYVDGNRMYAQAAGVNQVLIFDVSNPLDPVLLNRYTVPVDENGYGYPHDSFAYQSRLYINQMGQGYYVVDVTDAANPQPLGSYTYDTHIYNSTHANAVGTFAGRTIAFEGGENTNAHLRVLDVTDPARIVKIGEHRMRPQTSIHNMVLVGKRLYVAWYAEGLRVFDVSNPTRPREIAYANTFRDSDPGRKDGGLVGAIGIRVPGDGYVYVVDMTRGLLIYREP